A genomic stretch from Plasmodium reichenowi strain SY57 chromosome 4, whole genome shotgun sequence includes:
- a CDS encoding hypothetical protein (conserved Plasmodium protein, unknown function): protein MNLSAIEKKNNFLRGIGNKETARELLQIAMNNCGKFHFKIILKDNREILGSLTYVDKYYLFLTNSEEHYKGSRSYIRNCGDILIPLNIIKKIEIEKSYFDRCYEQLEKA, encoded by the exons atgaatcTGTCAGctattgaaaaaaaaaacaatttcTTAAGAGGAATTGGAAACAAAGAAACTGCAAGGGAATTATTGCAG attGCAATGAACAATTGTGGAAAGTTccattttaaaattatctTAAAAGACAATAGGGAAATATTAGGTTCCTTAACCTATGtagataaatattatttattccTTACAAATAGTGAAGAGCATTATAAAG GTAGTAGAAGTTATATACGAAATTGCGGTGACATTTTAATCccattaaatataattaaaaaaattgaaattGAAAAAAGTTATTTTGATAGGTGTTATGAACAATTGGAAAAAGCATAA
- a CDS encoding trafficking protein particle complex subunit 3, putative, protein MSKDKYQKQGDAIFAKLEKVNSELFSFTYGALVSQLLKDLELVDEVNEQLEKMGFNIGTRLIEEFLAKSDISFCEDFEETVNVIAKVAFKMFLGISGTVTCVNKESNIFSIIFDNNPLSDFVELPKSLSSLNYCSLLCGVIKGALEQIRIKVNCYFVKDMLKGDDYYELYIQLNEVMKEEILNDEES, encoded by the exons atgtcaAAGGATAAATATCAAAAACAAGGAGATGCCATTTTTGCAAAATTAGAGAAAGTG aactctgaattattttcatttacaTATGGAGCCTTAGTGAGTCAACTTTTGAAAGATCTGGAATTAGTAGACGAAGTCAATGAGCAATTAGAAAAAAT GGGATTCAACATAGGCACAAGACTAATTGAAGAATTCCTTGCAAAGTCTgatatttcattttgtgAAGACTTTGAAGAAACAGTCAATGTTATAGCTAAg GTGGCCTTTAAAATGTTCCTAGGAATAAGTGGAACAGTTACTTGTGTAAATAAAGAATccaatatattttctattatttttgataACAATCCTTTAAGCGATTTTGTGGAATTACCAAaatcattatcatcattaaaTTATTGTAGTTTATTATGTGGAGTTATTAAAGGAGCACTCGAACAA ATAAGAATTAAAGTAAATTGTTATTTTGTTAAGGATATGTTGAAGGGAGATGATTATTAcgaattatatattcaacTAAACGAa GTTAtgaaagaagaaatattaaatgacGAGGAATCTTAA
- a CDS encoding regulator of chromosome condensation, putative — translation MASCNTVEDKTNECKDSISEVKKSILLNCIKEKDIIESSCRSNIYETNILEELFILNKKKKKFVGENEAWDVISNISKYSSDNHKETEKKKLLLCFGNNNFGQLGLEDNVSIGLIDFSTIMINKCKRLSFYDNYNKKFKKSTDKSSVLKNKKKNSNSNNSKKKSMCSSLSTNKRHSRISLSNNELYNEILTKLPSNFALKTIRKKKKRTNGDDKNSTNKDNNKYNTNEDNNKYNTNEDNNKYNTNEDNNKYNTNEDNNKYNTNDDDYDDENWDGGNEVYNLRSSKVAKIPKKKMIEPILLMDPMQRRESLNKLEPLNIIDPINIMDTLKRRESFIRRESINILESINIMDVLKRRESIRRRNSIMINTADQLNLFQNEDIIKSKYNNIINNACNHNNSVNDSINSLNANDNDKIENIPVFFSENENNCKQKYIEKFSQYDNYLKVDDCYDNMGNFINADHYHNMENCQNCGNYQNSEYYHSDDHYQHGDYYHRDGNYEHDETCHANILYGYNNNNNNNNNNNNNNRLLKKSMGKNCKKKNVLFFNPKIIKCGKYHSGAVSENGLVCLWGLNSYGQLGVNSKKSIYTCYKKMKVKLSDEKKKKKIVINKNNKSTTKILNCPPCIIKNEKTITLPYIYKLIPLKYFGYKHKIKNISLGSFHTLLLTYDGYVFTFGCNKRAQLGLPNHYNKKVSYTSKPFMLPIYNNPNNMFTRAQKFYDNDIIHGIHGIHGIHDVVHEDVHDVVHDVHDGAHNDVHDGAYNDAHDDVHDGAHNDAHDDVHDGAHNDAHDDKNKKDKKHYNMKKKPFPNYTPDNEETQKKNNFYFTTKSIYAKIEHPIIFITCGSYNSAVIDANKKLWMWGWNEYGQIDDTYINEKIKRIKRKRKKLEAQKSVSFTKSISDTLMNLPFIKSLADSFTFSKKNENNKYSSYDEQYQNHKNPDMDGGSNGLYFSDGCSSTEKKKSKKHNVVKRDDDVDKQNEEVMKKNNDKLKRNDKMIKKTHHDKYDDNKYDDNKYDDNKYDDNKYDDNKYNDNKYNDNKYNDNKYNDNKYNNKHNNKHNNKHNNKHNDDHDDDHDDKKKKKSERTKFSNKYVNIPRKINIKNSKILQVSIGKYHSLCLTQDKCVYVWGYLKNKKHMNKNEYYEINEEEEEEEERRRRRRKQLYEINNSIDEEENWDDRNNKSYTYDCNEKTEYYEDVTTITKIECLSHLYISDINSSSTHTSFVAPIKSVNKDIDEYIWEMVDQNKNTKNKNKNNNYVNRFQFRGAESFSEENHIGKAGDRYRNKLLHRKGEGKNYSYRDNYFNRGGDNIYYIKYTDLYKLLNIKMNDKDKLLMRNDNIYNNIYYKNDKSKNNNNNNNNMYYINNKYHVSNTNIINNNYYIHNNLMNYFKNKKIINNYKNGNNNNNNNNNRNNELCKLDHVLKPLLLSTNNKNMHSLNTLQIFQVSIGKNFAVILTSSPSINKILNKKKIDYINNICSLDVLRDKIPERNIFVIGKGDFNQILLPQNCKQSSIPIYLDKHKLIYHVLRVNKKYNFLNSSKRKKYSDQISYNSKLFNLKKYHEKIKENVNNNSSFIYNDLGHHKFSLILSPNKKSSSGTCKINSYSSNWGSALRRKKSMSGVHTYSDRASHQILNFKLSKTFKKFSLEREKLYFSDRDKVEEGYNSSIIKLKWGVDTNENDSIKRESIKRESIKRESIKRESIIKMGSEPIHKKNNDDNNSTCVVRKLASNSVQIIEVDKNKKKQKKKNHINLFKIPNFFMTTSNELSEVSMQSSQELNYNKENKKGDKNKEGDENNKGDENKEGDENKVGDENNKGDENNKGDKKNIRNDKNADTDFVTSVPLDEFNEYSSDNKLLNNFRLSINAEESKKSETYDLNNDFHINILRNNMNNANLSKARSRVSYSSQNKRRCSSGINKNDLVQSMILNAIDNINENLYMDNPKQKKNYEHIAKSNEVKMRFKVFKKRNSCLWNYFTYHKHRNQYPFDLNLSKDIVNINLLDISCGDYHSLILLEVDKIV, via the coding sequence ATGGCAAGCTGTAACACAGTTGAAGATAAGACTAATGAATGTAAGGATAGTATAAGTGAAGTTAAGAAAAGTATACTACTAAACTgtattaaagaaaaagatataatagAAAGTTCCTGTAGgagtaatatatatgaaactaatatattagaagaattatttattttaaataaaaagaaaaagaaatttgTAGGAGAAAATGAAGCATGGGATGttatatcaaatatatCTAAATATTCTTCTGATAATCATAAAGAAAcggaaaaaaaaaaattattattatgttttggtaataataattttggTCAGCTAGGATTAGAAGACAATGTTTCTATTGGTTTGATAGATTTTTCTACAATCatgataaataaatgtaaaagattatctttttatgataattataataaaaaatttaagaAAAGTACAGATAAATCTTctgtattaaaaaataagaaaaagaatAGTAACAGTAATAATAGTAAAAAGAAGAGTATGTGTTCTTCTCTATCTACAAATAAAAGACATTCACGTATATCTCTAAGTAATAATGAATTgtataatgaaatattgACTAAACTTCCAAGTAATTTTGCTTTGAAAACcataagaaaaaagaaaaagcGTACAAATggtgatgataaaaatagcacaaataaggataataataaatataatacaaacgaggataataataaatataatacaaacgaggataataataaatataatacaaacgaggataacaataaatataatacaaacgaggataacaataaatataatacaaacGATGACgattatgatgatgaaaacTGGGATGGTGGGAATGAAGTTTATAATCTTAGGTCATCAAAGGTTGCCAAGATTccaaaaaagaaaatgatagAACCAATATTACTAATGGATCCAATGCAAAGAAGAGAATCATTAAATAAGTTAGAACCGttaaatataatagatcctataaatattatggATACATTAAAAAGGAGAGAGTCCTTCATAAGAAGAGAatctataaatattttggaatcaataaatataatggatgtattaaaaagaaGAGAATCTATAAGAAGACGAAATTctataatgataaatacAGCAGATCAACTTAATCTTTTTCAGAATgaagatattataaaatctaaatataataatataataaataatgcttgtaatcataataatagtgTAAATGATTCTATAAATTCATTAAATGctaatgataatgataaaatagaaaatatacctgtttttttttcagaaaatgaaaataattgtaaacaaaaatatatagaaaaatttagtcaatatgataattatttaaaagtAGATGATTGTTATGATAATATGGgaaattttataaatgctgatcattatcataatatgGAAAATTGTCAAAATTGTGGAAATTATCAAAACAGTGAATATTATCATAGTGATGATCATTATCAACATGGAGATTATTATCATCGTGATGGTAACTATGAACATGATGAAACTTGTCATGctaatattttatatggttataataataacaacaataataataataataataataataataatagatTATTGAAAAAGAGTATGGGAAAAAAttgcaaaaaaaaaaatgttttattttttaacccgaaaattataaaatgtgGTAAATACCATTCAGGTGCTGTAAGCGAAAATGGTTTGGTGTGTTTATGGGGTCTTAATTCTTATGGACAATTAGGCGTGAATTCTAAGAAATCTATATATACttgttataaaaaaatgaaagtGAAATTATcagatgaaaaaaaaaaaaaaaaaatagttataaataaaaataataagagTACTACTAAAATTCTTAATTGTCCTCCttgtattataaaaaatgagaaAACCATAACATTaccatatatttataaattaatccccttgaaatattttggttataaacataaaatcaaaaatattagTTTAGGTTCTTTTcatacattattattaacatatgATGGTTATGTTTTTACCTTTGGTTGTAATAAAAGAGCTCAGCTAGGATTGCCGAAccattataataaaaaggtATCTTATACAAGCAAACCTTTTATGTTacctatatataataatccGAATAATATGTTTACAAGGGCACAAAAAttttatgataatgatattattcATGGTATTCATGGTATTCATGGTATTCATGATGTTGTTCATGAGGATGTTCATGATGTTGTTCATGATGTTCATGATGGTGCTCATAATGATGTTCATGATGGTGCTTATAATGATGCTCATGATGATGTTCATGATGGTGCTCATAATGATGCTCATGATGATGTTCATGATGGTGCTCATAATGATGCTcatgatgataaaaataaaaaagataaaaaacattataatatgaaaaagaaacCATTTCCAAACTACACTCCTGATAATGAAGAGAcacagaaaaaaaacaatttttatttcacTACAAAATCTATCTATGCTAAAATTGAGCATccaattatttttataacatgTGGATCTTATAACAGCGCTGTTATTGATGCTAATAAGAAATTATGGATGTGGGGATGGAATGAATATGGTCAAATCGatgatacatatataaatgaaaaaataaaacgtattaaaagaaaaagaaaaaaactGGAAGCTCAAAAATCTGTATCATTTACAAAATCTATTAGTGATACCTTAATGAATTTACCATTTATTAAAAGCCTAGCCGATAGTTTCACTTtctcaaaaaaaaatgagaataataaatattcttcTTATGATGAACAGTATCAAAATCATAAAAATCCTGATATGGATGGAGGATCCAATGGATTGTATTTTTCAGATGGATGTTCATCGactgaaaaaaaaaaatcaaaaaaacATAACGTCGTGAAAAGAGATGATGATGTGGACAAGCAAAATGAAGAagtaatgaaaaaaaataatgataaattaaaGAGAAATGATaagatgataaaaaagaCACATCATgataaatatgatgataataaatatgatgataataaatatgatgataataaatatgatgataataaatatgatgataataaatataacgataataaatataacgataataaatataacgataataaatataacgataataaatataacaataaacataataacAAACATAATAACAAACATAATAACAAACATAATGATGATCATGATGATGACcatgatgataaaaagaaaaaaaaaagtgaaagaacaaaatttagcaataaatatgttaacATACCAAGAAAGATCAATATAAAGAATAGTAAAATTCTTCAAGTTAGTATAGGGAAATATCATAGCTTATGTTTAACACAAGATAAATGTGTTTATGTATGGGgttatttaaaaaataaaaaacatatgaataaaaatgaatattatgaaataaatgaagaagaagaagaagaagaagaaagaCGAAGACGAAGAAGAAAACaattatatgaaattaataattctaTAGATGAGGAAGAAAATTGGGATgatagaaataataaaagttaTACATATGATTGTAATGAGAAAACAGAATATTATGAAGATGTAACAACAATTACTAAAATAGAATGTTTAAGTcatctatatatatctGATATAAATTCATCAAGTACTCATACTAGTTTTGTTGCTCCTATAAAAAGTgtaaataaagatattgatgaatatatatgGGAAATGGTtgatcaaaataaaaatacaaaaaataaaaataaaaataataattatgttaaTCGTTTTCAATTTCGTGGAGCAGAATCTTTCTCAGAAGAAAATCATATAGGAAAAGCTGGGGACCGTTATCGTAATAAACTATTACATAGAAAAGGAGAAGGAAAGAATTATAGTTATAGagataattattttaatagAGGAGgagataatatatattatataaaatatactgatttgtataaattattaaatattaaaatgaatGATAAAGATAAACTCTTAATGAGAAATgataacatatataataatatatattataaaaatgacaagagtaaaaataataataataataataataatatgtattatattaacaaCAAATATCATGTTAgtaatacaaatattattaataataattattatattcataataatttaatgaattattttaaaaataaaaaaataatcaacaattacaaaaatggaaacaacaacaacaataataataataataggaATAATGAATTATGCAAATTGGACCACGTATTAAAACCTTTACTTTTAAgtacaaataataaaaatatgcaTTCATTAAATACATTACAAATATTTCAAGTGTCTATAGGAAAGAACTTTGCTGTTATTCTAACGTCCTCTCCttctataaataaaatattaaataagaaaaaaatagattacataaataatatatgcTCATTAGATGTATTAAGAGATAAAATACCAGAAcgaaatatatttgttatagGAAAAGGAGATTTTAATCAAATTCTTCTACCTCAAAATTGTAAACAATCATCTATACCTATATATTTAGATAAacataaattaatttatcatGTTCTAAgagtaaataaaaaatataacttTCTAAATTCATccaaaagaaaaaaatattctgATCAAATTAGTTACAATagtaaattatttaatttaaaaaaatatcatgaaaaaattaaagaaaatgtaaataataatagtagttttatatataacgATCTAGGACATCATAAATTTTCTCTTATTCTCTCTCCTAATAAAAAAAGCTCTTCAGGAACATGCAAAATCAATTCGTATTCTTCAAATTGGGGTAGTGCACTcagaagaaaaaaatcCATGTCTGGAGTACACACATATAGTGATAGAGCTAGTCATCAAATACTTAACTTTAAATTAAGCaaaacatttaaaaaattttctttaGAAAGGGAAAAATTGTATTTTTCAGACAGAGACAAAGTTGAAGAAGGATACAATTCAagtataattaaattaaagTGGGGTGTAGATACCAACGAAAATGATAGCATTAAAAGAGAAAGCATTAAAAGAGAAAGCATTAAAAGAGAAAGTATTAAAAGAGAAAGTATTATAAAGATGGGAAGTGAACctattcataaaaaaaataacgatgataataatagtacTTGTGTTGTTCGTAAATTAGCTAGTAATAGTGTTCAAATTATAGAAGTCgataaaaacaaaaaaaaacaaaaaaaaaaaaatcatataaatttatttaaaattcCTAACTTTTTTATGACTACATCGAACGAGCTAAGTGAGGTCAGTATGCAAAGTTCACAGgaattaaattataataaagaaaataaaaaaggtgacaaaaataaagaaggtgatgaaaataataaaggtgatgaaaataaagaaggtgatgaaaataaagtaggtgatgaaaataataaaggtgatgaaaataataaaggtGATAAGAAAAACATTAGGAACGATAAAAATGCAGATACCGACTTTGTAACAAGTGTCCCCTTAGACGAATTCAATGAATATTCCTCcgataataaattattaaataatttcaGATTAAGTATAAATGCAGAAGAATCTAAGAAGAGCGAAACGTACgatttaaataatgatttccatataaatatattaagaaacaatatgaacaatGCTAATTTATCGAAGGCCAGAAGTAGAGTTTCTTATTCATcacaaaataaaagaagatGTTCATCGggtattaataaaaatgatttgGTACAATCTATGATATTAAATGCtattgataatataaatgaaaatttatatatggataatccaaaacaaaaaaaaaattacgAACATATAGCTAAAAGTAATGAAGTTAAAATGAGATTTAaagtttttaaaaaaagaaattcTTGTCTATGGaattattttacatatCATAAACACAGAAACCAATATCCATTCGATTTAAATTTATCAAAAGATATAGTcaatattaatttattagaCATATCTTGTGGTGATTATCATTCCTTAATACTCCTGGAAGTCGACAAAATTGTATaa
- a CDS encoding RNA-binding protein NOB1, putative produces MEKKKKYVLDSNSLIKFKDFLFYKYECYITEGVIKEIKDENSKKKLMNILPLLKIEKPEEVDINFIRYFSKLTGDLNSLSSVDIEVIALTYMLHRKYGDVTKLRATPLETIYKYDDVKYEYMNVNKNDKKEKKTKKNKKNKINEIHFNDHHKEKETDDEKGKHEENAKENIKREDNHNTMQIGEDELLKQEKLQVSNDDNMDDDNNHYGKNKIIYFEHDKHSQGDDNSLDKNYKLSHIDDDISDKSNSLSYNNTDLSDDNISDFLESDDEYEHLKKGKNKFIGCQTIKEEVVKVLSNGDNSDEDNDEDNDEDNNEDNDEDNNEDNDEDNDEYNSDDNNDEYNNDEYNSDDNSDDNNDDNNEDNNDDDNDDEGGDWINLNNFDKINLNINKDETFKETVACITTDYAMQNVLYQIGLNVITIDGYKINSIKLWGYFCTSCYFFMRTNNLLFCSKCGNNNLRKVNVHVDNDSKKLIVKIPHIRVNIKNTIFSIPKKKYHNNNKNKFEDKLQIFREDELLIGGRKQFISHQKKLYESQKNINDPFNDDNFYDTTNCFIRTKLKSGKVAVLKNPKILVGGKKNVHRRKK; encoded by the coding sequence atggagaagaaaaagaaatatgtATTAGATTCGAACAGcttaattaaatttaaagattttttattttacaaatatGAGTGTTATATAACTGAAGGGgtaataaaagaaataaaagatgAGAATTccaaaaagaaattaatgaatattcttcctcttttaaaaatagaaaaacCTGAAGAAGtagatataaattttataagaTATTTTTCTAAGTTAACAGGGGATTTGAATTCATTAAGTTCTGTAGATATAGAAGTTATAGCATTAACATATATGCTTCATAGGAAATATGGAGATGTCACAAAATTAAGAGCAACACCTTTAGAAACgatttataaatatgatgacgttaaatatgaatatatgaatgttaataaaaatgataagaaagaaaaaaagaccaaaaagaacaaaaagaacaaaataaatgaaatcCATTTTAATGACCATcataaagaaaaagaaacaGATGATGAAAAAGGAAAACATGAAGAAAACGCGaaggaaaatattaaaagagAAGATAATCATAATACAATGCAAATAGGCGAAGatgaattattaaaacaaGAAAAATTACAAGTAAGTAATGATGACAACATggatgatgataataatcattatggtaaaaataaaattatttactTTGAACATGATAAACATTCACAAGGAGATGATAACTCCTtagataaaaattataagcTTTCACATATAGATGATGACATATCGGATAAAAGCAATAGTCtttcttataataatacgGACCTATCGGATGACAACATTAGCGATTTTTTAGAAAGTGACGACGAATATGAACATTTGAAGAAAGGAAAGAATAAATTTATTGGTTGCCAAAcaataaaagaagaagtGGTAAAAGTATTGTCGAATGGTGATAATAGTGATGAAgataatgatgaagataatgatgaagataataatgaagataatgatgaagataataatgaagataatgatgaagataatgatgaatataatagtgatgataataatgatgaatataataatgatgaatataatagtgatgataatagtgatgataataatgatgataataatgaagataataatgatgatgataatgatgatgagGGAGGTGATTGGATAAACCTTAACAACtttgataaaataaatttaaacaTTAACAAAGATGAAACTTTTAAAGAGACAGTTGCTTGTATAACTACAGATTATGCTATGCAAAATGTGTTGTATCAAATCGGATTAAATGTAATAACTATAGATGgttataaaataaattcaataaaattatggggttatttttgtacttcttgttatttttttatgagaacaaataatttattattttgttcgAAATGTGGAAATAATAATCTAAGAAAGGTTAATGTTCATGTTGATAATGATTCAAAAAAGTTAATTGTTAAAATCCCACATATAAGagttaatataaaaaatacaatttTTAGTATacccaaaaaaaaatatcataacaataataaaaataaatttgaAGATAAATTACAAATTTTTAGAGAAGATGAATTGCTAATAGGAGGAAGGAAACAATTTATATCtcatcaaaaaaaattatatgaatcacaaaaaaatattaacgATCCTtttaatgatgataatttttatgataCAACCAATTGTTTTATTAGAACCAAATTGAAAAGTGGAAAAGTGGCTGTCTTGAAAAATCCAAAAATTCTTGTTgggggaaaaaaaaatgtcCACAGAAGgaagaaatga
- a CDS encoding hypothetical protein (conserved Plasmodium protein, unknown function), translated as MNCVFFICLYIFLGSVVHLKVPIENAPFVFNKKENDIKYVLDKETPDDFLSNNSYSLDITLENFPNPFFHPSLCNRYGLKISYICDPNKILSRNIADQIEEILNYQRRNSKHFCVDKEVPYVLGVALINKLPYGISADTFASQIFEYWKLSNKYCNDGVLLFFVKEDTHFILKWKKGAQSIINFRTATSMNKSFNQYLRKYSLEYSILSAVKLTSQYLTEEIIPPTQTAQKVVAFTIVIVVGLAYVAFILIVFADAQRDNK; from the exons atgaattgtgtcttttttatatgctTGTATATTTTCCTCGGTTCCGTTGTTCATTTAAAGGTCCCTATAGAAAATGCTCCTTTCGTATTTAACAAGAAAGAAA atgatataaaatatgttcTGGATAAGGAAACACCGGATGATTTTTTATCAAACAATTCCTATTCATTAGATATAACATTAGAAAATTTTCCCAatcctttttttcatcCTTCCTTATGTAATAGATATGGATTAAaaatttcttatatatgCGACcctaataaaatattatcaaGAAATATAGCTGATCAAATTGAGG AAATATTGAATTATCAAAGGAGAAATTCAAAACATTTTTGTGTAGATAAAGAAGTCCCATACGT TTTAGGGGTAGCTCTAATAAATAAACTCCCCTATGGAATAAGTGCTGACACTTTTGCTTCTCAAATATTCGAATACTGGAAATTAAGTAACAAATATTGTAATGATGGTGTTctccttttttttgtaaaagaAGACacacattttatattaaaatggaaaaaag GAGCTCAATcaataattaattttagAACAGCGACTTCTATGAATAAATCTTTTAATCAATATCTACGAAAATATTCACTGGAATACTCTATTTTGAGCG CTGTAAAATTAACATCGCAA TATTTGACGGAGGAAATAATTCCACCAACACAAACTGCTCAAAa gGTTGTAGCGTTTACAATAGTGATTGTAGTTGGTTTGGCGTATGTTgcatttatattaatag TTTTCGCGGATGCTCAGAGGGacaataaataa